GTGGTGGACATGAACTCCAACCGTCTCTCCGGATCGACGTCCCCGTATCTGCAGGCCCACGCCGACAACCCGGTGCACTGGCACCCGTGGGGCCCGGAGCCTTTCGCCGAGGCGCGGGAGCGTGGGGTGCCTGTGCTGGTGTCGGTGGGTTACGCGACCTGTCACTGGTGCCATGTGATGGCCGCGGAGTCGTTCATGGACCCGGAGACCGCCGCGCTGATCAACGACAACATGGTGGCGGTGAAGGTCGACCGGGAGCAGCACCCGGACGTGGACGCCTACTACCTGCAGGCTGCCGTCGCCCTGAGTGGACAGGGTGGCTGGCCGATGACGGTCTTCACGGACGCCGAAGGGCGGCCGTTCTTCGCCGACACCTACTTCCCTCCGGTGCCGAAGCAGGGGCGACCGTCATTCCGCCAGGTTCTCGAGGCGGTGTCACGGACCTGGTCGGATGAACGTGCGCGGGTGGACGAGCTGACCGTCCGGCTCAACGAGGCGATCGAGGCCAGTGGGGAAGAAGACGGGGCGGAAGCCTCCTGGGCTGCCCAGGATGTCACCGCGGAGCTGCCGACACGGATCGTGCAGAAGATGCGGGCCTCGGAGCATCCCACCGGCGGGTTCGGCGGTGCACCGAAATTCCCGCCATCCGCGGCGGTGCTGGGTCTGGTGCGGTGGGCAGAGCGCACCAACTCCGACGCGGCCAGGACCGAGGTGCTGGATATCGTGGGGCGCACGATGGCGGCACTGCTGCAGGGTGGGTTGGTTGACCCGGTCGACGGCGGTTTCCACCGCTACTGCGTGGACGAGAACTGGACGGTACCGCATTTCGAGAAGACGTTGTACGACAACGCGCTCCTGCTCCGCGCCCTGGCCGCCTACAGTGCACGACGACCCGACGACGCACTGGTCGCCGAGGCACTCGAGCTGACCCGGTCCTTCCTGACCCGTGGGTTGGGCACCGGTGTACCGGGGCTGCTGGCCAGTGGACTCGACGCCGACACCGTCGTCGACGGCACCCGGGTGGAGGGTTACACCTACACCTGGGAGCCCGGCGAGCTGGAGAGTCTGGGGCTCTCAGGGGAAGGCGACGTGGACGGACGCGTCGTACTCACCCGGCGCGAGGGGCTACCGCTCTCGCCTGAGCTGCGCGAGGCTCTGCGGCAGGCACGCTCGTCCCGACCCCGTCCCGCGGTCGACGGCAAGGTCGTCACGGCATGGAACGCCATGGCTGCGGTCGCGCTCACCGAAGCCGGCGACCCGGAGTCAGGAGCGGCGGTCACCACCGCCCTGTGGAACCACGCGGTGACCACCGATGCCGGGGGAAGCATCGTCGACGTGGTGCGATGCACCGGGTCCCCGCAGGCACCGGGCACTCTCGAGGACTGTGCCTGGCTGTTGCTCGCCCTTGTCCGCCTGTGGGAACACCAGGGGTCCTGCTCCGACACGGTGGAGATCCCCGCAGCGGTCTCGGAGCTGGTACGCCACATCCAGGTCACCTTCCACCGTGGCCCCGGCACCTGGTACGACGCCGCAGCACCGGTCGCCGGTACCGGGGTCCGCCCCCGGGACCCCTACGACGGGGCGACGCCCACGGCAGTAGCGGTGTTGTCGGAGGCACTGAGCATGGCCGGCACGGTGGCGACCTCCCTCGACGACGCTGATGTCCGCGCGGTAGGGGCCCGGTGGTCCGCCGAGGCGCGCCGGATCCTCGACGCCCACGTCGATGTCGTCGACCGGCACCTGGCCCAGGCCGGTGGCTGGCTGTGTGCCCTGGAATGCCACCTCGCCGGGCCGGTACAGGCCACCGTCGCCGGAGCCACACCGTCGCAGGTGTCGGCGCTGCGCACCAGGCTGGGGACGTCCTGCCTGGTCCTGTCGGTAGAGCAGGGTGCCCGACTGCTCGGCACCAGCGACTCAGCCGGAGCAGCAGTAGTGCAGATGTGCCGGGCGGGGGTCTGCGGGGTCCCCACCGCCCTCGGAGACGACGGGCCGTTACACTGATCGGGTCCACTGCCACACCAACGTAAAGGGGAACACTGTGGCCTACTCCGGCCCGTTCCAGCCCGGCGATCGGGTCCAGCTCACCGACGCCAAGCGCCGCCACTACACCATCACACTGGAGACCGGTGGCAGCTACTTCACCCACAAGGGCGAGATCAAGCACGACGACATCATCGGCAGTGACGAGGGCACCATGGTGGTCTCCCACGTCGGCGGCGAGTACCTGTGCTTCCGTCACCTGTTGGTCGACCACGTCCTGTCGATGCCCCGTGGCGCCGCGGTGATCTACCCCAAGGATGCGGCACAGATCCTGGTGGAGGGCGATATCTTCCCCGGTGCCAAGGTGCTCGAGGCCGGGGCCGGCTCCGGGGCACTGTCGATGACGCTGTTGCGCGCGGTCGGCGAGCACGGACAGCTCATCTCGTACGAGATCCGCGACGACCACCTGGAGTACGCGGAGAACAACGTCGCCGAGTACATGGGGGAGCACCCGGCGAACTGGGACCTGCGGCTCGGTGACCTCAACGATGTCACCGTCAAGGACACGGACGGGCCGGTGGACCGAGTCATCCTCGACATGCTCGCCCCCTGGGAATGCCTGGACACCGTCCGCGACCTGCTGATCCCCGGGGGAGTGTTCATGACCTACGTCGCTACGGTGCCGCAGTTGATGAAGGTCATGGAAGGTATCCGCGAACTGGGGTGCTTCACCGAGCCGAAGGCGTGGGAATCCCTGGTCCGCGAATGGAAGGTCGAAGGCCTGGCCACCCGCCCGGAGCACCGGATGAACGCCCACACCGCATTCCTGGTCTGGGCACGCCGGCTAGCCGACGGCACCGTCGCACCGAAGCCCCAGCGACGGGCGCGGAAGTAGTCCATTTCCGCGGTACTGGATAGGCTACCTTTCCTCCGCATGTAGACTGGCCCCCTATGACGCAGCACACCACGGACCAGAATCTCCACGACGGACCGACCGCCCGGGTCGACTCCGGCCCTGAGTCCTACCGCCAGCTGCAACTGGCCAACCGGACCCTGGGCACACGCAATGCGAAACTCACCGAGATGCTCAGATCCAGCCGCGACAAGCTGGACGAACTCAACTCCCGGCTGGACGCTCTCGCCGAACCTCCGAGTACCTACGGCACCCTGCTGGACACCGGGGACGGTGGCCTGACCGCCGAGGTCTACACCGCCGGTCGGCGCATGCGGCTCGCCGTCAGCCCCCGGGTCTCCCCGGGGGAGCTCCACCCGGGCGCCCTGGTGCGACTGGGGGAGGGCCAGCAGATCGTCGAGGTCTGCGGCTACGCCGACTCCGGGGACATCGGCACCGTCGTCGAAGTCGTCGACGCCGACCGCATCGTCGTCGCGGACAAGCTCGGGGAGGAAGCGCTGATGAAATGCGCCGGGGCCCTCACCTCAGAACTGGCGGCGAAACAGGTAGGCCCCGGGGACAGTGTCATCGTCGACCGTCGCGCCGGGTACGCCTTCGAGGTGATCTCCCGCGCCGAGGTCGAGGACCTGGTGCTCGAGGAGGTCCCGGACGTCTCCTACACCGACATCGGCGGCCTGGAGAATCAGATCGAACAGCTGCACGATGCCGTCGAGCTGCCTTTCCTGCACCCCGAGCTCTACCGCGACTACGGTCTGCTGCCCCCGAAGGGCGTGCTGCTCTACGGGCCACCCGGCTGCGGTAAGACGTTGATCGCCAAGGCGGTGGCGTCCTCACTGTCCCGCAAGATCAATTCTGAGGCAGGCACGCCGGACGCGAAGTCCTACTTCCTGAACATCAAGGGTCCGGAGCTGCTCAACAAGTTCGTCGGCGAAACCGAGCGACAGATCCGGTTGATCTTTGAACGTGCCCGCAAGATCGCCTCCGCCGGCCAGCCGGTGATCATCTTCTTCGACGAGATGGAGGCCATCTTCCGCACCCGCGGCACCGGTGTCTCCTCGGACGTGGAGTCCACCGTCGTGCCACAGTTGTTGGCCGAGATCGACGGTGTGGAGGGACTGCGTAACGTCATCGTCATCGGCGCCTCGAACCGCGAGGAACTGATTGACCCGGCGATCCTGCGCCCGGGACGTCTCGACGTGAAGATCCGGGTGGAGCGCCCCGACCGTGCCGCCGCCGCCGACATCCTGGAGAAGTACCTCACCGCGGCGGTTCCGATGTCGAGTACGCTCAGCGACGCCGCCGGGGGCCCGGAGGGCGCTGCCGCCCGCCTGCGGGCCCGGGTAATCGACAACCTCTACTCCGACGACCGCCCGTACCTCACGCTGCACTACGCCGACGGTACCCACACCGACCTGTTCTTCCGGGACTTCGCCTCGGGTGCGATGCTGGCCAATATCGTCGACCGGGTCAAGAAGCTCGCCATCAAGGACGTGCTGCGCGGAGACGGTGACGGGGTCACCGAAGCCCACGTGGACACCGCGGTGGACGAGGAGTGCCGCGACAACGACGACCTGCCGGACACCACCAACCCCGCCGAATGGGCCCGGATCTCCGGGCACTCGTCACGCCGGGTTGTGGAGATCACCATGGCTGGCAGGGAGGGCAACCAGTGAACGATGCGCCACGGCGGCTGATCGGTACCGAAACCGAGTTCGGCATCATCGCTCCCGACGACCCCCACGCCAGCCCGATCGAGACCTCCACCCAGGCCGTCGTCGCCTATGCGGGGGCTACGGGCCTCGGCGTGAACCGGCGGACCCGGTGGGACTACAACGCCGAGTCGCCGCTGCGTGATGTCCGTGGCTTCGACCTGCGCCGCTACCGCACCGCCCCGGTGATCGATCCCAACGCCCTGGGCTCGGCGAATGTCGTCACCACCTCGGGTGCCCGGTTCTACGTCGAC
The genomic region above belongs to Corynebacterium glyciniphilum AJ 3170 and contains:
- a CDS encoding thioredoxin domain-containing protein gives rise to the protein MNSNRLSGSTSPYLQAHADNPVHWHPWGPEPFAEARERGVPVLVSVGYATCHWCHVMAAESFMDPETAALINDNMVAVKVDREQHPDVDAYYLQAAVALSGQGGWPMTVFTDAEGRPFFADTYFPPVPKQGRPSFRQVLEAVSRTWSDERARVDELTVRLNEAIEASGEEDGAEASWAAQDVTAELPTRIVQKMRASEHPTGGFGGAPKFPPSAAVLGLVRWAERTNSDAARTEVLDIVGRTMAALLQGGLVDPVDGGFHRYCVDENWTVPHFEKTLYDNALLLRALAAYSARRPDDALVAEALELTRSFLTRGLGTGVPGLLASGLDADTVVDGTRVEGYTYTWEPGELESLGLSGEGDVDGRVVLTRREGLPLSPELREALRQARSSRPRPAVDGKVVTAWNAMAAVALTEAGDPESGAAVTTALWNHAVTTDAGGSIVDVVRCTGSPQAPGTLEDCAWLLLALVRLWEHQGSCSDTVEIPAAVSELVRHIQVTFHRGPGTWYDAAAPVAGTGVRPRDPYDGATPTAVAVLSEALSMAGTVATSLDDADVRAVGARWSAEARRILDAHVDVVDRHLAQAGGWLCALECHLAGPVQATVAGATPSQVSALRTRLGTSCLVLSVEQGARLLGTSDSAGAAVVQMCRAGVCGVPTALGDDGPLH
- a CDS encoding tRNA (adenine-N1)-methyltransferase, translated to MAYSGPFQPGDRVQLTDAKRRHYTITLETGGSYFTHKGEIKHDDIIGSDEGTMVVSHVGGEYLCFRHLLVDHVLSMPRGAAVIYPKDAAQILVEGDIFPGAKVLEAGAGSGALSMTLLRAVGEHGQLISYEIRDDHLEYAENNVAEYMGEHPANWDLRLGDLNDVTVKDTDGPVDRVILDMLAPWECLDTVRDLLIPGGVFMTYVATVPQLMKVMEGIRELGCFTEPKAWESLVREWKVEGLATRPEHRMNAHTAFLVWARRLADGTVAPKPQRRARK
- the arc gene encoding proteasome ATPase, producing MTQHTTDQNLHDGPTARVDSGPESYRQLQLANRTLGTRNAKLTEMLRSSRDKLDELNSRLDALAEPPSTYGTLLDTGDGGLTAEVYTAGRRMRLAVSPRVSPGELHPGALVRLGEGQQIVEVCGYADSGDIGTVVEVVDADRIVVADKLGEEALMKCAGALTSELAAKQVGPGDSVIVDRRAGYAFEVISRAEVEDLVLEEVPDVSYTDIGGLENQIEQLHDAVELPFLHPELYRDYGLLPPKGVLLYGPPGCGKTLIAKAVASSLSRKINSEAGTPDAKSYFLNIKGPELLNKFVGETERQIRLIFERARKIASAGQPVIIFFDEMEAIFRTRGTGVSSDVESTVVPQLLAEIDGVEGLRNVIVIGASNREELIDPAILRPGRLDVKIRVERPDRAAAADILEKYLTAAVPMSSTLSDAAGGPEGAAARLRARVIDNLYSDDRPYLTLHYADGTHTDLFFRDFASGAMLANIVDRVKKLAIKDVLRGDGDGVTEAHVDTAVDEECRDNDDLPDTTNPAEWARISGHSSRRVVEITMAGREGNQ